The Endozoicomonas sp. 4G DNA segment GAGTAAGACATAGCCGTAACCAGTCTTTCACTGACTTGGCTGGTGTCGGGCAGGTGCCGTTTGAGCTGCTCATCAACGCGGTTTTGACAACCCCTGATGTATTCCGGCAGAGCCATCGATTATTCGCCTTCTGTCGGATCGAACGGACGAGTTTCCAGCTGGCCCTGATTTTCCAGAAGCTGCTGGACTCTTTGTTCTGCTTCAGTCAGGGCTTTTTGACAGTCGCGTGTCAGCCTGACCCCTTTTTCAAAGGCTTTCAGGGACTCTTCCAGTGACATATCACCGGACTCCATTTGCTGAACCAGTGCATCCAGTTCTGTGAGCGACTGCTCAAAGGCGAAGGCCTGCTTTTTTTCCGACATGTCCAGAAACCTTTTCCATTGACTTGGGGAGGGAATACTTAAAACGGGCCGAATCATACCACAAATCCGGGTGGGGGCAGACTTCGGTGAGAAGCGTCTTCAACAGAGAGTGAGGCCCGGCGGATGGCCGGGCTTATCAGGTGTTATTCAGTGGCTGGTCGGACTTTTACTTCCGATACCGGGCAAGGTTCAGTCTCGCTGGTATTCTGTTCCTGCCACACGTCCTTATCCATGGTCTTATCCAGAAATGGGAACTTCTTTCTGTCAAATACCGGGACAACGCCGTCGGCAATCTGCTCATCAAAATCCTTCAGAACCTGTACCACGATACCTGACAACAGCAAAATAGCGGCAATGTTAATCAGGGCCATGGTGCCCATGGACAGATCAGCAAAAGCCCAGACCACAGGCAGATTGCCAATAGAGCCCCAGTACACCATACCCAGCACAGCCAGACGATAAAGCATCAGCAGCGGCTTACTGTTTTTGATGAACAACAGATTGGACTCACCGTAGTAGTAGTTGGCAATGATGGAGGTGAAAGAAAACAGCAGGATGGCGATGGCAATCAGGTGCCCACCCCATGGACCTATCTCATGGGACAGGGCGGCCTGAGTCAGTGCAACACCGGTCAGGCCACTGTCCGGTTCCAGCATACCCGACATCAGGATAATGGCAGCGGTGGCTGTACACACGACGAGGGTATCCATAAACACCCCCAGCATTCCCATCATGCCCTGAGTCACCGGATGGGTGGAGTGAGCAGTGGCTGCCGCGTTAGGTGCGCTGCCCATACCTGCTTCGTTGGAGAACAGGCCGCGCTTGATGCCCTGCATCATAGCCTGGGAAACCATGTAGCCAACACCGCCGCCCATGGCGATTTCGAGACCGAAAGCACTTTTAACAATCAGAGCGAATACCGCTGGCAGTTCAGAGATATTCATGGCAACGATCACAAGAGCGACCGCCAGGTAGCCCATAGCCATGACTGGAACAATCATTTCAGCCACTTTGGCAATGGCACGAATACCGCCAAAGATAACGACGCCACTCACCAGTATCAGTCCGATACCGATGTATTCAGGAGCCATGCCATACCCTGTAAAAGCAGCGGCAATCGAGTTGGACTGAACACTGTTGAAAGCAAACCCGAAGGCAATAATCAAAGAGATGGAGAAAGCAATGCCCATCCAGCGTTGACCGAGTGCTTTCTGCATGTAATAAGCAGGGCCGCCGCGATAGGTGCCGTCACCGTTATTGGTTTTGTAAATCTGAGCGAGGATGTTTTCCGCAAGGCTGGTGGCCATGCCCAGCAGGGCAATCAACCACATCCAAAAGATAGCACCGGGTCCACCGAGATAGATGGCAACGGCAACACCGGCAATATTACCGGTACCAATCCGGGCGGCAAGACTGGTACAGAATGCCTGGAATGGAGAAATCTGTTGGCTGGAGTCGGTGTTGCGGCTGTCCATCATCGTTCTGGCAGCCAGGCCGAAGCGGCGGAATTGTACGAAGCGGGTACGAATGGTAAAGAGAATGCCGGCACCAAGGAGCAGGTAAATCAGAACGCTTCCCCAGAGAAGATTATTTGTTCCAGAAATAAACTCGTTCATCGCTCTTCCCTCCTTTTATTAATTTCTTGTTGGTTTTTATTCGCACAGGCTTTTAGTCATGGGGATGCAGTCCAGCTGGATTCCCCTGGGAGAGTGATAAATCGAAACTTGATCGCCTTTGAAAGCTCTCTGAGCGTCACTGCGTTGTGCTTTTCTTATGTCCATGCTGTCAGAGAGCTCCTGTTATTTTCCGGAAATGCGGCGCAGAATGTAACAGTTCTTGTCGTGTTCTGATAGTCGTCTTTCCACTCAACGCCATACTTGTCATCTGTCGTTAGTCATCCACAGTATTACATTTCTGTCTTATTTGAAGACTTATCAGGATAATTCAAACGATATACGTCGTTTATTCCTTTGTCGGCATCATGATAGTCAATCTTATTGCCTGTCTGGTAGTGCCCGGTTTTATCAACACTGCAGTACTTATGGCCACGAATCATAGCCTGAAGCAGGCAATACTCGGTGGAGTAATGGATACCGTAAACCGTGTGGGTCGCAAACGACTGACCATTGCGTACAGCCCAACCGACACCCAGCCAGGTGGCATCAGGACGATCTTTACGCAGAGCCTGTACGGTAGACAATGGCACCCGTTGTTTGCCGACGCCTGCATCAAACACCTTGCACTTACCCGTTGGGGTAAATTTGCCAAAAGCAATGTTATTTTCTGGCAGGGGTTTCGCACAGGCGCTGAGTTCGCTGGCAACGACCTCTTTTGGTGGCTTAGCAGAACAGAACTTGAAAAGACCTGCCAAGGCTTTTGAACTCATTACCCACTTTTTAGACTGGTCAGGGCTCTCGGGATCATTTTTGTACTCAGACAGTGGTTTAAACCTGGACCGGACTTCACTTTCTGTCGCATCCAGCCAGAAGTAGTTGCGGCTTCGTTTAATATCATTGCCACCACTCAGTTTTACTTCATAGACACAAAAATTCTTTTTGTTGTCCGCCGTCTGAATGGGTGCTTCCAGATCCAGTGCCGCTCTGCCGAAAAACCATTGTGTTTTACCAGGCTCTACTTCGCTGTCAATGACGATGCACAGGCTACCATCTGCCGGCAGAACCGACTGGGGCTGCCAGCATGGGTCTGCGTTTGCACCCAGGGAAAGCAGCAGGGCAAAAGGCAGGCTAGATTTGAGAATTTTCTTCATTGGACTCTACTCCTGTTTTCTGAATGCTATGGACCCAGTGAAGAATTGTAGTGAAATAATCAGGGTGAGCTGATGTTTCAAGACCAATAGTTGTCAGGGTTGAGACTCGTTGAATGCTGGGAAGTTCCCGGAAAAACCTGGCTGATGCCGGAATAGCAAAGGCCACCTGTCAGGTAGCCTTGGGTGTCAATGTGAGTCCCAATGCTTGGGTGAGGGCAATGATCGTCTTCAGGGTAGGATTACCCTGCTCACTGAAGCTTTTGTATAGCTGCTCTCTGGAAAGGCCAGTCTGCTCAGCAATGATGGTCATTCCCCTGGCCCTGGCCACTACTCCAAAGGCATGGGCTATGTAAGCAGCGTCGTTTGTTTTAAACGCCTCCGCCATATAATATTCAACCGCCTCGGCGGAGGTTAAATCGTCCGCCGGGTCATAATCGCAGAGCTTTACTTTTTTCATGACCGTTTCTCTGTCGCTGCTCTTGTACGCTGATCTTTCAGCGCGGGCCGGTTTCCCGGCCTTGTTTACTTAAATCCTTTTCAAAACCTCATCCAGCTTGGCATCCAACCTAATCTGTCCCTGTTTAATGTCAGAAACATCTTCTTTCAAGCCAGAGACATCCTGCTTAATGTTAACAACATCTTCTTTCAAGCCAGAGACATCCTGCTTAAGCGTTTTAATGTCGCCCTCCATACGATCCTGCCGCTGATTCAGAAACATCATACCGCTCAGAATCCCCTGAATCTGCTTGTGCTGCTCCAGCTGCACATTACCGATATGGATAAAATGCTCATCAATACGGCCCAGGGCCTGACCTACCACGTCGTCAATCTTGCGGCTCAGCCGCCGCTCCACCTGCTCAAACATTCGCGACATCTCCCGTCGGTAGCCCTCCACCAGGGAGCACACCTCGTTACTGGCGCTAATAGCCAGTTCCTGCTTTGTGCCTGCCTGCTCCAGGGCCTCAGTCAGTACCGGTAATTTGATCCGCATTGAGTATACACCTGCTTGTAAATCTGTTTCTCGTGAATGAGTTAGACAAGATAGAACAAACATAAGCCAAGCATCGGAAAAAAAGAGGTATCACGACTCTTTTTCACCTGAAGGCTAATCAGGATAGTCCAACCGATAAACAGCGTTTACTTCATCACCCGTATCATCAACATCAACCTCATTCCCTGTCTGATAGTGCCCGACTTTATTAACGCTACAGTACCGGTGCCCACGAATCATAGCCTGAAGCAGACAGTACTCCGTGGCGTCAGGCGTACCATAAACCGTATGCGTGGCAAATGGTTGACCATTGCGCACAGCCCAACCTGCCCCTACCCAACTGATATCCGGGAGATCTTTACGCATCGCCTGAACTGCAGGCAATGGCACCAGCTCTTTGCCTACACCAGCATCAAACACTTTGCACATACCTTTTGTGGTCAGTTTTCCAAAAGCAATACCATTGCCCTGCAAAGGTTTTGCGCATAGATGGATATCGCTTGAATCCACCACTTCGGGTTTTTCAGCAGAGCAGAATTTGAAAAGACCTGCCAGAGAGCCTGAGTTTAATACCCACTTATCAGACTGATCCGGACTGAGTGGATTATTCTTGTACTGGGGCAGTGCCTGAAACCTGGACTGGAGCTCACTTTTTGTTGCGTCCAGCCAGAAATAGTTGCTGCTGCGCTTGGTGTTATAACCAGTATCAGTCCTTACTTCATAAGCACAAAAGTGCTTTAATTTTCCAGCCTCCTGATTGGTTTTACTCAGATCCAATGCCGCTCTGCCAAAGTACCATGTTGGTTGACCAGGCTCCGCTTCATCATCAATGAGAATGCACAGGTTGCCATCAGCTGGCGGAGTTGATTGTTGCTGCCAGCAGGGTTCGGCTTTTACACCCAGAGAAAATAGCAGGGTTAAAGGAAGGCTGAATTTGAGAAATCTTTTCATTACATGGTCTCCTGGGCGTCGGTGAAGAATTGCAGTGCATTCATCAGCCTGAGCAGATGTTTGAATGTGCGTAAGTGTCAGAGTCAAGACCCCTGTAGCCCAGCGTAAGTTCCCGAAAAAGGATAGGTTATTTAAAAATGTGACACTTGGAAAAATTGCCGATCTTGTTAACGGTTTGTTGTTTCAAGTCAATTTACAAAATCCTTAAGTTGTTAAACTCTCTCCTGAACTTTGAATACACGATGGAAACTGAGGCCTCAACCCGCTTAAGAGCGTCAAGAGGCCGGAGAGATGGGATGACCAGCTTTATCACAGCACTTCTGGCACTGGTAGCCGGATATTTTATTTATGGACGGCTGGTTGACCGTCTTTTTGGCGTTGAACCTGACCGTAAAACGCCGGCATTAACCAAGACAGACGGTGTCGATTTTGTGCCCTTGCCCTGGTACAAAATATTCCTGATCCAGTTTTTGAACATCGCCGGTCTTGGTCCTATTTTTGGCGCGATTATGGGGGCTCTCTATGGCCCTTCTGCTTTTCTCTGGATTGTTTTTGGCTGCATTTTTGCCGGTGCGGTTCACGACTATCTTTCTGGTATGCTGTCGGTCCGTCATGGCGGTCAGTCCATTCCGGAAATTGTTGGCACTTAC contains these protein-coding regions:
- a CDS encoding addiction module antidote protein; its protein translation is MKKVKLCDYDPADDLTSAEAVEYYMAEAFKTNDAAYIAHAFGVVARARGMTIIAEQTGLSREQLYKSFSEQGNPTLKTIIALTQALGLTLTPKAT
- a CDS encoding sodium:alanine symporter family protein yields the protein MNEFISGTNNLLWGSVLIYLLLGAGILFTIRTRFVQFRRFGLAARTMMDSRNTDSSQQISPFQAFCTSLAARIGTGNIAGVAVAIYLGGPGAIFWMWLIALLGMATSLAENILAQIYKTNNGDGTYRGGPAYYMQKALGQRWMGIAFSISLIIAFGFAFNSVQSNSIAAAFTGYGMAPEYIGIGLILVSGVVIFGGIRAIAKVAEMIVPVMAMGYLAVALVIVAMNISELPAVFALIVKSAFGLEIAMGGGVGYMVSQAMMQGIKRGLFSNEAGMGSAPNAAATAHSTHPVTQGMMGMLGVFMDTLVVCTATAAIILMSGMLEPDSGLTGVALTQAALSHEIGPWGGHLIAIAILLFSFTSIIANYYYGESNLLFIKNSKPLLMLYRLAVLGMVYWGSIGNLPVVWAFADLSMGTMALINIAAILLLSGIVVQVLKDFDEQIADGVVPVFDRKKFPFLDKTMDKDVWQEQNTSETEPCPVSEVKVRPATE
- a CDS encoding exodeoxyribonuclease VII small subunit, with product MSEKKQAFAFEQSLTELDALVQQMESGDMSLEESLKAFEKGVRLTRDCQKALTEAEQRVQQLLENQGQLETRPFDPTEGE